The following proteins are co-located in the Lacticaseibacillus paracasei subsp. paracasei genome:
- a CDS encoding HAD family hydrolase — translation MANLFFDFDGTVADSEVGIVAGLKYMVQDRGLRPLDNSAYTQFIGPALIDMLPKVWPELDDIEVKRAIDAFHHYYEEEGLYQVELYPNFLDTMAKLKQQDNQLYIASAKPETMLHRLVKHFSLDQYFAGAYGASDDEETRVTKTDILTYALKDSQVALDQSVMIGDRANDMIGGKANHVQLLGVTYGFGSAKELKEAGAKVLVDQPADIPAGLAKLAKINAK, via the coding sequence ATGGCTAATTTGTTTTTTGACTTTGATGGCACCGTTGCTGATTCGGAAGTCGGTATCGTTGCAGGATTAAAATATATGGTTCAGGATCGCGGATTGCGGCCGCTGGACAATTCGGCCTACACGCAATTTATCGGACCAGCGCTGATTGATATGCTTCCCAAGGTTTGGCCAGAACTTGATGACATTGAAGTTAAGCGGGCCATTGATGCTTTCCATCATTATTACGAAGAGGAAGGCCTTTATCAGGTTGAATTGTATCCTAATTTTCTGGACACGATGGCAAAGCTCAAGCAACAAGACAACCAACTTTACATTGCCTCTGCTAAGCCAGAAACAATGCTGCATCGCCTTGTAAAGCACTTTTCGTTGGACCAATATTTTGCTGGTGCGTACGGTGCAAGTGACGATGAGGAAACCCGGGTCACGAAAACCGATATTTTGACCTATGCGCTAAAAGACAGTCAAGTTGCGCTCGATCAAAGTGTCATGATTGGTGATCGGGCCAATGATATGATTGGTGGCAAGGCCAATCATGTTCAATTGCTGGGTGTGACGTACGGCTTTGGTTCTGCTAAAGAACTAAAAGAAGCCGGTGCCAAAGTCTTAGTTGATCAACCTGCAGATATTCCTGCAGGACTGGCGAAGCTAGCAAAGATCAACGCAAAATAG
- a CDS encoding MarR family winged helix-turn-helix transcriptional regulator — translation MTDESLLQAYVDAYFSTFKSINELISAPMAKYHLSFEQFRILSDIAHDPDISLTAIVAKRGVTKPAVARQLRVLRNLNYVTQTKFAADRRRNTLRLTPLGKQVEAEITKTATDRFDQWVTALGEDKAKQFVDLLNEIGEKLIHPQQTSEDNQ, via the coding sequence ATGACTGATGAATCTTTGCTACAGGCATATGTGGATGCCTATTTTTCAACATTCAAAAGTATTAATGAGCTAATCTCGGCACCGATGGCAAAATACCATCTTAGTTTTGAACAATTTCGGATTCTATCTGATATTGCCCATGATCCCGATATTAGCCTGACTGCCATTGTCGCCAAACGAGGCGTCACGAAACCGGCCGTGGCCCGCCAACTGCGCGTACTGCGCAATCTCAATTACGTGACCCAGACCAAGTTTGCAGCTGACCGTCGGCGTAACACTCTACGATTAACGCCGCTTGGAAAACAAGTTGAGGCGGAGATCACTAAAACTGCTACTGATCGCTTCGATCAGTGGGTTACTGCACTTGGCGAGGACAAAGCCAAACAGTTTGTTGACTTGCTCAATGAAATTGGTGAGAAACTGATTCATCCCCAACAAACTTCTGAGGACAATCAATAA
- a CDS encoding alpha/beta hydrolase, which yields MRKHKKAWLIGLLSIFGVLLMGLVGASLYFYQYAFVPSKKSFLSGGESRIVKDGKAWLKSVHKETWTEKAAGADLNLVADYVPAAKPTNKTVVVAHGYMNTKEFMAPQIKMFHDAGFNVLAPDDRGHGQSQGNYIGYGWPDRLDYLKWINQIIKKQGQQSQIALYGVSMGGATVMYLSGEKLPSQVKSIVEDCGYTSIIDELTYQAKAMFNLPKWPLIPSVALTATIKAGYNVFDASAITALHKNTRPILFIHGSKDKFVPTSMVYQNYRAATKSKKALWVVKGAGHAKSFPDHQQAYSKRVVGWFNANW from the coding sequence GTGCGAAAACATAAAAAAGCTTGGCTGATTGGGCTGTTATCAATCTTCGGTGTTCTGCTTATGGGATTAGTTGGCGCCAGTCTGTATTTCTACCAATATGCATTTGTGCCATCAAAAAAATCTTTTTTGAGTGGTGGCGAAAGTCGAATTGTCAAGGACGGTAAGGCGTGGCTTAAAAGCGTTCATAAGGAAACGTGGACCGAAAAGGCGGCTGGTGCCGATTTGAACCTGGTTGCCGACTATGTGCCAGCGGCGAAACCAACGAACAAAACGGTGGTGGTCGCTCACGGGTACATGAACACCAAAGAATTCATGGCGCCGCAAATCAAAATGTTTCATGATGCAGGGTTTAATGTTTTGGCCCCAGATGATCGCGGCCATGGACAATCGCAAGGGAACTACATCGGGTACGGCTGGCCAGATCGGCTGGATTATTTGAAGTGGATCAATCAAATCATCAAGAAACAGGGCCAGCAAAGTCAAATCGCGTTGTATGGCGTCTCCATGGGCGGCGCAACAGTGATGTATCTGAGTGGCGAAAAATTGCCATCCCAAGTCAAAAGTATTGTCGAAGATTGTGGCTATACCAGTATTATTGATGAACTGACTTATCAAGCCAAAGCAATGTTCAATCTGCCTAAATGGCCGCTGATTCCGTCAGTGGCACTGACAGCCACGATCAAAGCCGGTTATAACGTATTTGATGCCAGTGCCATCACCGCGTTGCACAAAAATACCCGCCCCATTTTGTTTATTCACGGCAGCAAGGATAAGTTTGTACCAACCAGCATGGTGTATCAAAACTACCGAGCAGCCACAAAATCGAAGAAGGCCTTGTGGGTCGTTAAAGGGGCAGGGCACGCGAAGAGTTTTCCTGATCATCAGCAAGCCTACAGCAAGCGAGTTGTTGGCTGGTTTAACGCAAACTGGTGA
- the nrdI gene encoding class Ib ribonucleoside-diphosphate reductase assembly flavoprotein NrdI translates to MTEPIHVLFISISGNTRAFAHRLAAYAQTQHDQDAANPTIVLKEISDATQSDGETKPFFVMVPTYLDGGNGIDNGVKELMTTAMGDYLAEGENADQCIGIIGSGNRNFNEQYCLTAKRYAKEFDAPFLADYELRGTPSDAEKIYAILKRVAATNAAQ, encoded by the coding sequence ATGACTGAACCTATCCACGTTTTATTTATTTCTATTTCTGGCAATACTCGGGCTTTTGCCCATCGCTTGGCAGCCTATGCACAAACGCAACATGATCAGGATGCTGCTAATCCAACAATTGTGCTGAAAGAAATTTCTGATGCCACACAAAGTGACGGTGAAACCAAACCATTTTTTGTCATGGTGCCGACTTATCTTGACGGCGGTAATGGTATTGATAACGGCGTCAAGGAGTTGATGACCACTGCCATGGGTGACTATCTGGCAGAAGGCGAAAACGCTGATCAATGCATTGGCATCATTGGTTCCGGCAATCGTAACTTTAACGAACAATACTGTCTCACGGCTAAACGCTATGCCAAAGAATTCGATGCGCCCTTCTTGGCCGATTACGAATTACGCGGAACCCCAAGTGATGCTGAGAAAATCTACGCGATTTTAAAGCGGGTTGCTGCCACCAATGCCGCCCAGTAA
- a CDS encoding aldo/keto reductase, producing MNYTLNDGNVLPAIGFGTYKLNGATGVRAMVGAVNVGYRMLDAAFNYENEGAVGEAVRQSGIPRSQLTIASKLPGRHHRYQEAIDTIEESLYRAGLDYYDLYLIHWPNPKEDLYVEAWQALIQAQRFGLVRSIGVSNFLPEHIDRLIKETDVTPAVNQIELHPYFNQQAQREYDAEHNIQTVAWSPLGRGAVLQEPSIKKIAAAHGKNVGQVILRWDLQHQILPIPKSAHLARQRTNLDVFDFTLTNEEMAAIDSLTKPDGRLKDQDPAVYQEF from the coding sequence ATGAATTACACCTTAAACGACGGCAACGTCCTACCAGCAATCGGTTTTGGCACCTACAAACTTAATGGTGCTACTGGCGTTCGAGCAATGGTGGGAGCCGTCAATGTCGGCTATCGCATGTTGGATGCCGCTTTTAACTACGAAAATGAAGGTGCCGTTGGTGAGGCCGTTCGCCAAAGCGGCATTCCGCGCAGTCAGTTAACGATTGCTTCAAAACTGCCAGGTCGTCATCATCGTTATCAAGAAGCCATCGATACCATCGAAGAAAGTCTTTATCGTGCTGGTTTGGATTATTACGATCTCTATTTAATTCACTGGCCAAATCCTAAAGAGGATCTTTACGTGGAAGCTTGGCAGGCCTTGATTCAGGCACAACGGTTTGGATTGGTTCGCTCAATTGGCGTTTCAAACTTTTTGCCTGAGCATATTGATCGGCTAATTAAAGAAACCGACGTGACGCCAGCTGTTAATCAAATTGAGTTGCATCCTTACTTCAACCAACAAGCGCAACGTGAGTATGACGCAGAGCACAATATCCAAACAGTTGCTTGGAGTCCATTGGGTCGCGGCGCGGTTTTACAGGAACCAAGCATCAAAAAGATTGCTGCGGCACACGGTAAAAATGTCGGTCAGGTTATCTTACGCTGGGATCTGCAACATCAGATCTTACCGATTCCAAAGTCCGCACACCTTGCCCGTCAACGCACCAATCTTGATGTGTTTGACTTTACACTAACGAACGAAGAAATGGCCGCCATTGACAGTCTGACAAAACCGGATGGTCGGCTCAAGGATCAAGATCCGGCAGTTTATCAAGAATTCTAA
- a CDS encoding alpha/beta hydrolase, translating to MKIKRWVVIVFAAVVVIAGAGWYWYQEQPTDTPTTEKTTIGQTATLYLHGYSGGAGSTNTLIRHAEQSGATKVLTATVAKNGKVSWQGNARHVSKPIVQVIFQDNVNPDYAKLAGWLTTINRELYQRYGVRQVNFVAHSMGNMAVMFYATQNSDHPKLPKMRAYVAIAGHFDGIIGMGDEPHRIKLAPNGYPTPPDENYATLARMRDRFPKNVKVLNIYGDVDDGSDSDGRVANNSSRSLQYLVEGRTASYQEKEFVGKKAQHSALHENPQVAKAVDNFIW from the coding sequence ATGAAAATAAAACGCTGGGTTGTTATCGTATTTGCGGCGGTTGTGGTTATCGCTGGAGCGGGTTGGTACTGGTATCAGGAACAACCCACCGATACACCGACGACAGAGAAAACGACGATTGGTCAAACCGCAACGCTATACTTGCATGGCTATTCAGGGGGTGCTGGCTCGACTAATACCTTGATTCGACATGCTGAGCAGTCTGGCGCAACTAAGGTGCTCACGGCCACTGTCGCTAAAAATGGTAAAGTTAGCTGGCAAGGAAATGCACGGCATGTCAGCAAGCCGATTGTTCAGGTGATTTTTCAGGATAATGTCAATCCGGATTACGCCAAGCTAGCGGGTTGGTTGACGACCATTAATCGCGAACTTTATCAACGTTACGGCGTTCGCCAGGTCAACTTTGTGGCCCATTCGATGGGCAATATGGCAGTGATGTTCTATGCAACTCAAAACTCAGATCACCCTAAATTGCCAAAAATGCGGGCTTACGTGGCGATTGCTGGCCATTTTGACGGTATTATCGGCATGGGCGATGAGCCTCATCGTATTAAACTTGCTCCAAACGGTTATCCGACGCCGCCGGATGAGAATTATGCCACGTTAGCCAGAATGCGCGATCGTTTTCCAAAAAATGTAAAGGTTTTGAATATTTATGGCGATGTGGATGATGGTTCAGACTCAGACGGTCGTGTCGCAAACAATTCATCGCGCTCATTGCAGTACTTAGTTGAAGGGCGCACCGCCAGTTATCAAGAAAAAGAATTTGTTGGCAAAAAAGCGCAGCATAGTGCGCTTCATGAAAATCCGCAGGTGGCTAAGGCGGTTGATAATTTTATTTGGTGA
- a CDS encoding DUF421 domain-containing protein — translation MQLFRDPYFITAMKLLLGFIVFVAQIKLTGKGNLAPATIVDQMQNYVLGGIIGGVIYNTDIGLLQFVNVLLIWTLIVFSSKYLTNHNRWIKRLIDGEPLLVVQHGKIRVETATQVGLSANDLAYKLRTAGVNDLRDVRQAYLEQNGQLNVILKGDETIKYPLILDGQIDPAALDAIDHDEDWLKAQLQEQGYETGDVYMANYLSGKVVVTPYDPNKN, via the coding sequence ATGCAACTTTTTAGAGATCCATATTTCATCACGGCAATGAAACTCTTGCTAGGCTTTATTGTGTTCGTTGCCCAAATCAAGCTCACCGGCAAAGGTAACCTTGCCCCAGCAACGATTGTTGATCAAATGCAGAATTACGTCCTTGGCGGTATTATCGGCGGGGTGATTTACAATACTGATATCGGCTTGCTCCAATTTGTAAACGTACTGCTGATTTGGACACTCATTGTTTTCAGTTCGAAATACTTAACTAACCATAACCGTTGGATCAAGCGTCTGATTGACGGCGAGCCTTTATTGGTCGTGCAGCATGGCAAAATTCGTGTAGAGACGGCGACTCAAGTCGGTCTTTCGGCAAATGATTTGGCTTACAAATTACGAACTGCTGGCGTAAACGATCTTCGCGATGTTCGGCAAGCCTATCTAGAACAAAATGGTCAGCTTAATGTCATCCTCAAAGGCGATGAAACCATCAAATACCCGTTGATTCTAGATGGCCAGATTGATCCCGCCGCACTTGATGCCATTGATCATGATGAAGACTGGCTGAAAGCACAGCTACAGGAGCAAGGCTATGAAACTGGCGACGTTTACATGGCCAACTATCTTAGTGGCAAAGTCGTTGTCACGCCGTACGACCCTAACAAAAACTAG
- a CDS encoding DUF3290 family protein, with product MGTTFYAYSVLTRQTTWQSTFRYIIIMAGAVVIVAYLIYFLRHKHTNKYRDLLILVALIELLTIGIQIRDLQASRTATADSQAVATLLRSVAKQKQVGVQQVYANSNTVHTGMLVTIGKSTKTMFTVTINADNNSYQLDKTTLIVPQANFVTK from the coding sequence ATGGGAACAACTTTTTATGCTTACAGCGTCTTAACTCGCCAAACTACTTGGCAAAGTACCTTCCGTTACATCATCATCATGGCAGGAGCTGTTGTGATTGTCGCCTATCTCATCTATTTTTTGCGCCACAAACACACAAACAAATATCGCGATCTATTGATTTTAGTTGCGTTGATTGAACTATTAACCATCGGCATTCAAATTCGTGATCTGCAAGCGAGCCGCACCGCAACCGCTGATTCACAGGCAGTCGCGACACTGTTGCGCAGTGTTGCCAAGCAAAAACAGGTGGGTGTGCAACAAGTCTATGCTAACAGCAACACAGTTCACACTGGCATGCTCGTCACCATCGGTAAGTCAACGAAAACCATGTTTACGGTGACGATCAATGCGGACAACAATAGCTACCAGCTCGATAAAACCACCTTGATTGTGCCTCAAGCAAACTTTGTGACTAAGTAG
- a CDS encoding vitamin B12 independent methionine synthase, producing MTEKVQIKAPFRADLVGSLLRPERLKAAHQQLAIGEIKQDQELNIQHAAIERIVKRQVELGFKAVTDGEFSRRYWHLDFLWGLNGFEKDDSWQYEHDFKGGINAAANVHLAGKVSFNPDHPFFAAFKYLQSIVPEGVLPKQTIPSPALLFRDHRSDNWAKYYDRFDDYLADVVQAYVDTIQHFYDLGARYLQIDDTNWAYLIQNLKDTENDPKAHQRFIDLAKLAHRVIKAVLVKLPEDLTVTSHICRGNFQSTFLFSGGYQYVADYIGDLPYDGLFLEYDNQRSGSFEPLTKLWHGDTNKRIVLGLITSKFPELEDEDAVIKRINAATEYVPLTNLALSTQCGFASTEEGNKVTEDDQWAKLALVQKIAKRVWADA from the coding sequence ATGACAGAAAAAGTTCAAATAAAAGCTCCTTTCCGGGCCGATTTAGTCGGCAGCTTGCTTCGGCCTGAACGCTTAAAAGCGGCGCATCAACAACTTGCGATCGGTGAAATTAAACAAGATCAGGAACTCAACATTCAACACGCAGCCATTGAGCGTATTGTCAAACGACAAGTTGAACTTGGTTTCAAAGCTGTGACGGATGGTGAGTTCTCCCGCCGTTATTGGCATCTAGACTTTTTATGGGGCTTGAACGGTTTTGAAAAAGATGATAGTTGGCAGTATGAACACGACTTCAAAGGCGGCATTAACGCAGCAGCTAATGTGCATCTTGCTGGGAAAGTCAGCTTCAATCCTGATCACCCATTTTTTGCCGCCTTTAAGTATTTGCAGAGCATTGTGCCAGAAGGGGTTCTCCCCAAACAGACCATCCCGAGTCCTGCATTGCTCTTTCGTGACCATCGCAGCGATAACTGGGCAAAATATTATGACAGATTTGATGATTATTTGGCTGACGTTGTCCAAGCCTATGTGGATACGATTCAACATTTCTATGATTTAGGTGCCCGCTATCTTCAAATTGACGATACTAACTGGGCCTACTTGATTCAGAATCTAAAAGATACTGAAAATGATCCCAAGGCGCATCAGCGGTTTATTGACCTCGCTAAATTGGCACACCGCGTGATCAAGGCGGTTTTGGTGAAACTGCCAGAAGACTTGACCGTGACGTCGCATATCTGTCGCGGCAATTTCCAGTCGACATTCCTGTTTTCCGGCGGGTATCAATATGTGGCAGATTACATCGGTGATTTGCCGTATGACGGCTTATTCCTAGAGTATGATAATCAGCGTTCGGGGTCTTTTGAACCGTTAACAAAGTTGTGGCACGGCGATACTAATAAGCGCATTGTCCTAGGCCTGATTACTTCGAAGTTTCCTGAATTGGAAGATGAGGATGCCGTTATCAAGAGAATTAACGCTGCGACTGAGTACGTACCGCTGACGAATCTGGCGTTGTCCACTCAATGCGGTTTTGCTTCAACCGAAGAAGGTAACAAGGTTACTGAAGATGACCAGTGGGCGAAACTGGCTCTGGTTCAAAAAATTGCCAAGCGAGTTTGGGCGGATGCTTAG
- a CDS encoding S-ribosylhomocysteine lyase, producing MAKVESFTLDHTAVKAPYVRLITTEHGAKGDVISNYDLRLVQPNTAAIDTAGLHTIEHLLASLLRDRMDGVIDCSPFGCRTGFHLITWGEHSTTEVAKALKSSLEAIANDITWDDVPGVDIKSCGNYKDHSLFSAKEWAKLILSRGISNDPYTRQVV from the coding sequence ATGGCAAAAGTTGAAAGTTTCACCTTGGATCACACAGCTGTTAAAGCACCTTATGTTCGGTTGATTACGACAGAGCATGGTGCAAAGGGTGATGTAATTTCAAACTATGATTTGCGGTTGGTACAACCAAACACAGCAGCCATTGATACGGCTGGCTTGCACACGATTGAACACTTGCTGGCATCGTTATTGCGCGATCGGATGGACGGCGTTATTGATTGTTCACCATTCGGCTGCCGCACCGGTTTCCACTTGATTACTTGGGGTGAGCACAGCACAACCGAAGTGGCCAAGGCTTTGAAGTCAAGCTTAGAGGCCATTGCCAATGACATTACTTGGGATGACGTCCCTGGTGTTGACATCAAGAGTTGTGGCAATTACAAGGATCACAGCCTGTTTTCAGCAAAGGAGTGGGCGAAGTTAATTTTGAGCCGCGGCATTTCAAATGACCCGTACACGCGTCAGGTTGTCTGA
- a CDS encoding TVP38/TMEM64 family protein — MNPKNVRRLINFATIVVVILLAAVAIYWYDLGILSNINALQAYIARLGIAGALFFMLIQVIQVVIPIIPGGVSTAAGVILFGPWTGFFYNYIGIAIGSFINFHLARRFGKPLLTYLISEKTYNKYIGYTKNQQRFDRFFTLAIILPVAPDDVLCLLAGLTKMTFKKFFWIIILGKPITILAYSMSLIYGGQWLIHLFQ, encoded by the coding sequence ATGAATCCAAAAAATGTGCGTCGTCTGATTAATTTTGCCACCATCGTTGTTGTTATCTTATTAGCAGCAGTAGCCATTTACTGGTATGACTTAGGTATTCTTTCAAACATCAATGCTCTGCAGGCTTACATTGCTCGCCTCGGAATAGCCGGCGCTTTATTTTTTATGCTCATTCAAGTCATTCAGGTTGTCATCCCGATCATTCCTGGCGGTGTCAGTACGGCGGCTGGCGTGATTTTGTTTGGCCCATGGACAGGCTTTTTTTACAACTACATCGGTATTGCAATTGGCTCGTTTATCAATTTCCATCTTGCTCGGCGATTTGGTAAGCCGCTGCTTACTTATCTGATCTCTGAAAAAACCTATAACAAATACATCGGCTATACCAAAAATCAGCAACGCTTTGATCGCTTTTTCACGCTTGCTATCATTTTACCGGTTGCTCCTGACGACGTTTTGTGTCTGCTTGCCGGGTTAACTAAAATGACCTTTAAAAAGTTTTTTTGGATCATTATTTTAGGCAAACCTATCACGATCCTCGCCTACAGTATGAGTTTGATTTATGGCGGGCAATGGCTAATCCACTTATTTCAATAA
- the ruvA gene encoding Holliday junction branch migration protein RuvA — translation MYEYFEGIIQAVTPAYIVIDVHGIGFRLLVANPYHFEAGEQKRVYVQLIIRDNDQTLYGFEGAADKRTFNQLLTVTGIGPKSALAILANVSSGGLATAIAQDDVKFLTKFPGIGKKTAAQIILDLKGKITTDGQPAAAAIAPVASDVDSELADALAALVALGYPQRTVDGLTDTLKAFSAKTTDAYLREGLRLLSGKA, via the coding sequence ATGTACGAGTATTTTGAAGGCATTATTCAGGCGGTGACCCCGGCTTACATCGTCATCGATGTGCATGGCATCGGGTTCCGTCTGCTGGTAGCCAATCCTTATCATTTTGAAGCTGGCGAGCAAAAACGTGTTTATGTGCAGCTGATCATTCGCGACAACGACCAGACACTTTATGGATTCGAAGGTGCTGCGGATAAGCGTACCTTTAACCAGCTATTGACGGTCACAGGCATTGGCCCGAAGTCAGCGTTGGCCATTTTGGCGAACGTGTCTAGCGGCGGCTTGGCGACTGCGATTGCTCAAGATGATGTGAAGTTTTTGACTAAGTTTCCTGGGATCGGTAAGAAAACAGCTGCCCAGATTATCCTTGATCTCAAAGGTAAAATCACAACAGATGGACAACCAGCGGCAGCAGCGATTGCACCAGTTGCCAGTGACGTTGATTCGGAACTTGCAGATGCGTTAGCGGCACTCGTGGCATTGGGCTACCCGCAACGCACCGTTGATGGTCTCACTGACACACTGAAGGCATTCAGTGCCAAGACAACTGATGCCTATTTACGCGAAGGCTTGCGGCTATTAAGCGGCAAGGCTTAG